The following are encoded together in the Actinoplanes sp. N902-109 genome:
- a CDS encoding MFS transporter, translating to MTQTTDVPLPPSTAAGIGARLDRLPVIGAHRAMTALIGAGLFFDYFDSNLSGTVSKVLQLEFGVTGTTLSLFLASGFIGQFAGSILFGRWSDLLGRRRAFLVNMLVYSVFTLAGAFAPSAGWLIALRFLAGVGIGAEQTLADCFLTEVLPARRRGRLIAWAYTLAFCGVPAVGFAALRLVPHEYLGLAGWRWVFLLGALGTVPVWVLRRRLIESPRWLAARGRHAEADRLVRGWEAAAGVASPPPDPDPPGAGTADAGAPGFRALFQRRYARRTVVLWTFCFLSVVAYYGFGTLAPQVLAAKGVDVVHGLAFTALSFLGYPIGSLLAVPIIDRVERRTLICLSAALMAVSGLVFGAATGAAAVVAAGLCYTLLSNVFSTASHVYLAEQYPTRFRTTAAGAAYSLSRLGAAVLPFALLPVLQHAGAGAMFGVVAAATAVLVLTVLLLGERTTGVPADAPR from the coding sequence ATGACCCAGACGACCGACGTTCCGCTTCCCCCCTCGACCGCGGCCGGCATCGGTGCCCGGCTCGACCGGCTCCCGGTCATCGGCGCCCACCGGGCGATGACCGCGCTGATCGGTGCAGGCCTGTTCTTCGACTATTTCGACAGCAACCTCTCCGGCACCGTGTCGAAGGTGCTGCAGCTGGAGTTCGGTGTCACCGGGACGACGCTCTCGCTGTTCCTCGCCTCCGGCTTCATCGGGCAGTTCGCCGGCTCGATCCTGTTCGGCCGCTGGTCCGACCTGCTGGGCCGGCGTCGCGCCTTTCTGGTCAACATGCTCGTCTACTCGGTGTTCACCCTGGCCGGGGCGTTCGCGCCAAGCGCCGGCTGGCTGATCGCCCTGCGGTTTCTGGCCGGCGTGGGCATCGGCGCCGAGCAGACCCTCGCCGACTGCTTCCTGACCGAGGTGCTGCCCGCCCGGCGCCGCGGCCGGCTCATCGCCTGGGCCTACACCCTGGCGTTCTGCGGTGTGCCGGCGGTGGGGTTCGCCGCGCTGCGGCTGGTCCCGCACGAGTACCTCGGCCTGGCCGGGTGGCGCTGGGTCTTCCTGCTCGGCGCGCTGGGCACGGTGCCGGTGTGGGTGCTGCGGCGCCGGCTCATCGAGTCCCCGCGCTGGCTGGCCGCGCGAGGCCGGCATGCCGAGGCCGACCGGCTGGTGCGAGGCTGGGAGGCCGCCGCCGGCGTCGCGTCGCCCCCGCCCGACCCGGACCCGCCCGGCGCCGGAACCGCCGATGCGGGGGCCCCCGGCTTCCGGGCGTTGTTCCAGCGCCGCTACGCCCGGCGCACCGTCGTGTTGTGGACGTTCTGCTTCCTGTCCGTTGTCGCGTACTACGGGTTCGGGACGCTGGCCCCGCAAGTACTCGCGGCCAAGGGCGTGGACGTGGTGCACGGCCTGGCCTTCACGGCACTGTCGTTCCTGGGGTACCCGATCGGCTCGCTGCTGGCCGTCCCGATCATCGACCGGGTCGAGCGGCGCACGCTGATCTGCCTGTCGGCGGCGCTCATGGCGGTGAGCGGCCTGGTGTTCGGGGCCGCCACGGGCGCGGCGGCGGTGGTGGCCGCCGGTCTGTGCTACACCCTGCTCAGCAACGTCTTCTCGACGGCTTCGCACGTCTATCTGGCCGAGCAGTACCCGACGCGGTTCCGCACCACGGCGGCCGGTGCCGCGTACTCGTTGTCCCGGCTCGGGGCCGCGGTCCTGCCGTTCGCGCTGCTGCCGGTGCTGCAGCACGCCGGTGCCGGCGCGATGTTCGGGGTCGTCGCCGCGGCGACCGCCGTGCTGGTGCTGACCGTGCTGCTGCTGGGGGAGCGGACCACGGGGGTGCCGGCCGACGCCCCGCGCTGA
- a CDS encoding alpha/beta fold hydrolase yields MPYLDTTDGTTLFYQDGGTGPAVVLLSSASMSSVMWEVPMAGLTTAGRRCVAYDRRGHGRSDQPWNGYDYDTLADDLAAVLDHLDLTGVTLVGCALGAGEIVRYLARHGSRRVARIALLATTTPLLLRTGTNPDGVDAAVLHQMLAGIQADRAGFTHDIAGPFFVGAQASAADVPLSPAAVAAIEAAAMQASLRATTEVYRTLFTTDQHADLAAVDVPALVVHGDADPFAPFELCGARTAELLGDARLVPYEKGSHGMVFTHAARLTEDLIAFTAA; encoded by the coding sequence ATGCCCTATCTCGACACCACCGACGGCACCACGTTGTTCTATCAGGACGGCGGCACCGGACCGGCCGTGGTGCTGCTCAGCTCGGCCAGCATGAGCTCGGTCATGTGGGAGGTGCCCATGGCCGGGCTCACCACCGCCGGCCGGCGGTGCGTCGCCTACGACCGGCGCGGGCACGGCCGGTCCGACCAGCCGTGGAACGGCTACGACTACGACACCCTCGCCGACGACCTGGCCGCGGTGCTGGACCACCTCGACCTGACCGGCGTCACCCTGGTGGGCTGCGCGCTCGGCGCCGGCGAGATCGTCCGCTATCTGGCGCGGCACGGTTCCCGCCGGGTCGCCCGGATCGCCCTGCTCGCCACGACCACCCCGCTGCTGCTGCGCACCGGGACCAACCCGGACGGGGTCGACGCGGCGGTCCTGCACCAGATGCTGGCCGGCATCCAGGCCGACCGGGCCGGTTTCACCCATGACATCGCCGGGCCGTTCTTCGTGGGCGCCCAGGCCTCCGCCGCGGACGTGCCGCTGTCGCCGGCCGCGGTCGCTGCCATCGAGGCGGCGGCGATGCAGGCGTCGCTGCGGGCGACCACCGAGGTGTACCGCACGCTGTTCACCACGGACCAGCATGCCGACCTGGCCGCGGTCGACGTGCCGGCGCTGGTCGTCCATGGTGACGCCGATCCGTTCGCGCCGTTCGAACTGTGCGGGGCGCGGACGGCCGAGCTGCTGGGCGATGCGCGGCTGGTGCCGTACGAGAAGGGCTCGCACGGCATGGTCTTCACGCATGCGGCGCGGCTGACCGAGGATCTGATCGCGTTCACCGCGGCGTGA
- a CDS encoding cytochrome P450, with the protein MTTESVDHILDWPFSRPSSGTVPPLLDELREQPPCRVRLPAGTVDEQIAWLVTRHADVRQALMDPRLSADETLPGAPLRIQVPQEHRPSSFLRMDDPEHGRLRGMIASNFTARRVRGMRADIQQLTDQLLDDLATRDRPADLHEVFSRKLPTLVVARLLGVPDEDSPFFVEHTRITISQEDPAAAFAAYQRITGYLGELARRKLAEPGDDLISALARDHLATGAITLDELVGVARLVLVAGHETTTNQIALNVLSLLLDAELRATVLADPDELVPRYVEEAMRYWSISQDAILRLAVEDIELSGVRIAKGEPVVISIPAGNHDPAVFPCPGRIDVHRDTSEHLQWGIGPHRCQGAPLATLEMEIALRTLFTRFPRLALATDDPAPLFRRGTVFHGITTLPVTW; encoded by the coding sequence ATGACCACCGAGTCCGTCGACCACATTCTCGACTGGCCGTTCAGCCGGCCCAGCTCCGGCACTGTGCCGCCGCTGCTCGACGAGTTGCGCGAGCAACCGCCCTGCCGCGTACGGCTGCCCGCGGGCACCGTGGACGAACAGATCGCCTGGCTGGTGACCCGGCACGCCGACGTACGCCAGGCCCTGATGGACCCGCGGCTGAGCGCCGACGAGACCCTGCCCGGCGCACCGCTGCGTATCCAGGTGCCGCAGGAGCACCGGCCGAGTTCCTTCCTGCGGATGGACGACCCGGAGCACGGCCGGCTGCGCGGCATGATCGCCAGCAACTTCACCGCCCGCCGGGTGCGCGGCATGCGCGCCGACATCCAGCAGCTCACCGATCAGCTGCTCGACGATCTCGCGACCCGCGACCGGCCGGCTGACCTGCACGAGGTCTTCTCCCGCAAACTGCCCACCCTGGTGGTCGCCCGGTTGCTCGGCGTGCCTGACGAGGACTCGCCGTTCTTCGTGGAGCACACCCGGATCACCATCTCCCAGGAGGACCCGGCCGCCGCGTTCGCCGCCTATCAGCGGATCACCGGATACCTCGGCGAGCTCGCCCGGCGCAAGCTGGCCGAGCCCGGCGACGACCTGATCAGCGCGCTGGCCCGCGACCATCTGGCCACCGGCGCCATCACGCTCGACGAGCTGGTGGGCGTGGCCCGGCTCGTGCTGGTCGCCGGGCACGAGACCACCACCAACCAGATCGCCCTGAACGTGCTGAGCCTGCTGCTCGACGCCGAACTGCGCGCAACCGTCCTGGCCGACCCCGACGAGCTCGTCCCGCGGTACGTCGAGGAGGCGATGCGCTACTGGTCCATCTCCCAGGACGCGATCCTGCGCCTGGCCGTCGAGGACATCGAGCTCAGCGGGGTGCGCATCGCCAAGGGCGAGCCGGTGGTCATCTCGATCCCGGCCGGCAACCACGACCCTGCCGTGTTCCCCTGTCCCGGCCGGATCGACGTGCACCGCGACACCAGCGAGCACCTGCAGTGGGGCATCGGCCCGCACCGCTGCCAGGGTGCGCCCCTCGCCACCCTCGAGATGGAGATCGCGCTGCGCACACTGTTCACCCGGTTCCCCCGGCTGGCCCTGGCAACCGACGACCCGGCGCCGCTGTTCCGGCGCGGCACCGTCTTTCACGGCATCACCACCCTGCCCGTCACGTGGTGA
- a CDS encoding TetR/AcrR family transcriptional regulator — MGHNNIAITPAERIKTAALRRIAGHGPAGLDLPAIAADAGVPAEDLHEHFGDRSGLLTAMILDAYNAMGQAAEESDRKACGQDAAPLQRWVAICRAARAWAQAHPEEYKLIWGPPLPEYSAPPETMIAGARTALTLIAVVRAADSLNQLQSDPGVQFSAGMQRNVQMLGSGMIAGVPDDVIARLLVVWTQLLGAISFAVYGHVNGFAADPAAFFDYAAENMGRYVGLRG; from the coding sequence ATGGGACACAACAACATCGCCATCACCCCGGCCGAGCGGATCAAGACGGCGGCCCTGCGCCGCATCGCCGGTCACGGACCGGCCGGACTCGACCTGCCCGCGATCGCCGCCGACGCCGGCGTGCCGGCCGAGGACCTGCACGAGCACTTCGGCGACCGGTCCGGCCTGCTGACCGCGATGATCCTGGACGCCTACAACGCCATGGGCCAGGCCGCCGAGGAGAGCGACCGCAAGGCGTGCGGGCAGGACGCCGCGCCGCTGCAACGGTGGGTAGCCATCTGCCGGGCGGCCCGCGCCTGGGCCCAGGCGCACCCGGAGGAGTACAAGCTCATCTGGGGCCCGCCGCTGCCGGAGTACAGCGCGCCACCCGAGACGATGATCGCCGGTGCCCGCACGGCGCTGACCCTCATCGCGGTGGTGCGCGCCGCCGACTCGCTCAACCAGCTGCAAAGCGATCCCGGCGTGCAATTCTCGGCCGGCATGCAACGCAATGTACAAATGCTGGGCAGCGGAATGATAGCGGGCGTTCCCGACGACGTCATCGCCCGCTTGCTGGTCGTCTGGACCCAACTGCTGGGCGCCATCAGCTTCGCGGTCTACGGCCACGTCAACGGGTTCGCCGCCGATCCTGCGGCGTTCTTCGACTACGCCGCCGAAAACATGGGCAGATACGTCGGCCTGCGCGGCTGA
- a CDS encoding MFS transporter, which produces MTDTAESATRTATPGTSPPQDTGPAARWITMPVILAATFMIALDFFIVNVAIPSTQRELDATPAQIQYVIGGYWLSLAVVLILCGRLGDLYGRKRMFLLGLALFVIASTVCGAAPTAGVLVGARVAQGLSAALVMPQGLAILGVVFTGERRARAFTAYAMTLGLASVCGQLLGGLLIQADLFGLGWRSCYLLNVPIGVVTLVLALRFIPESRAHGRPKLDVLGTALVTLSLVAVVLPLVEGRERGWPWWTWFLLADGVLLLAVFAAHQRRSLRTGGAPLVDVRLFGMRAFSIGLVATVLFNMTMGSFFLFLAIYLQDGRGMSALESGLIFTPIAIGYFGASLAAEPLARRLGRHVLTLGAVVMAVGLVLTWETVHSIGVGGNQLALLPAFLLSGAGMGFVLAPLTNTVLADIDPQYAGSASGVLTTSQQVGGAIGVAVVGVVFYNSLGTSTAPADVSPAFLNSLVWLAGFTVAIGLLIQFMPRHHTATTTD; this is translated from the coding sequence GTGACCGACACCGCGGAAAGCGCGACGCGCACCGCCACACCCGGCACATCACCACCCCAGGACACCGGCCCCGCCGCGCGCTGGATCACGATGCCCGTCATCCTGGCGGCGACATTCATGATCGCGCTCGACTTCTTCATCGTGAACGTTGCGATCCCGTCCACCCAGCGCGAGCTCGATGCGACCCCGGCGCAGATCCAATACGTCATCGGTGGTTACTGGCTCTCGCTTGCCGTCGTGCTGATCCTCTGCGGCCGGCTCGGCGACCTGTACGGCCGCAAACGCATGTTCCTGCTCGGGCTCGCGCTCTTCGTGATTGCCTCCACGGTCTGCGGTGCGGCCCCCACCGCCGGCGTGCTGGTCGGTGCCCGGGTCGCGCAAGGCCTGTCCGCCGCCCTGGTGATGCCGCAGGGGCTGGCCATCCTCGGCGTGGTGTTCACCGGCGAGCGACGGGCCCGCGCGTTCACCGCTTACGCGATGACGCTCGGCCTGGCCTCGGTCTGCGGTCAGCTGCTGGGCGGCCTGCTGATCCAGGCCGACCTGTTCGGCCTGGGCTGGCGCAGCTGCTACCTGCTCAACGTACCCATCGGGGTGGTGACCCTGGTGCTCGCGCTGCGCTTCATCCCGGAGTCCCGCGCCCACGGCCGGCCCAAGCTCGACGTGCTCGGCACCGCACTGGTCACGCTCAGCCTGGTGGCCGTCGTGCTGCCGCTGGTCGAGGGGCGCGAGCGGGGCTGGCCGTGGTGGACCTGGTTCCTGCTGGCCGACGGTGTGCTGCTGCTCGCGGTGTTCGCGGCGCACCAGCGACGCTCCCTGCGTACCGGCGGCGCGCCCCTGGTCGACGTGCGGCTGTTCGGCATGCGCGCCTTCAGCATCGGCCTGGTGGCCACCGTGCTGTTCAACATGACGATGGGCTCGTTCTTCCTGTTCCTGGCGATCTACCTGCAGGACGGGCGGGGCATGAGCGCGCTCGAGTCCGGGCTGATCTTCACGCCCATCGCGATCGGCTACTTCGGTGCCTCGCTGGCGGCCGAGCCGCTCGCCCGCCGCCTCGGCCGCCACGTGCTGACGCTCGGCGCGGTCGTGATGGCGGTGGGCCTCGTGCTGACCTGGGAGACGGTGCACTCCATCGGCGTCGGCGGCAACCAGCTCGCGCTGCTGCCCGCGTTCCTGCTCTCCGGCGCGGGTATGGGCTTCGTGCTGGCCCCGCTGACCAACACCGTGCTGGCCGACATCGACCCGCAGTACGCCGGCTCGGCCTCCGGCGTCCTGACCACCTCGCAGCAGGTCGGCGGTGCGATCGGGGTGGCGGTGGTCGGCGTGGTCTTCTACAACTCGCTCGGCACGTCCACGGCGCCCGCCGATGTCAGCCCGGCCTTCTTGAACAGCCTGGTCTGGCTGGCCGGCTTCACCGTCGCCATCGGGCTGCTCATCCAGTTCATGCCCCGCCACCACACCGCCACCACCACCGATTGA
- a CDS encoding AfsR/SARP family transcriptional regulator: MQTVLLAALLAAEGQIVSVGALAEDLWGGDQPESAENALQAHASRLRRKLQMLEPGRKQTRLVSQTGGYRLDLTGARVDAMAFYDEISAVRADPDMAPTEVIRRLRGALALWRGPVFGGVTVGVAAQAAAARLSATRISVLELLFDTELKLGQHSTIIPELTELVRGETLNERLCELLMVALYRSGRQTDALNAYQRMRHRMAEELGVDPSPMLRNHERAILAHDRCLLLREDHRRLRATA; encoded by the coding sequence ATGCAGACAGTACTGCTCGCGGCATTGCTGGCAGCCGAGGGACAGATCGTCTCGGTCGGCGCGCTCGCCGAGGACCTGTGGGGAGGGGACCAGCCCGAGTCGGCGGAGAACGCGTTGCAGGCGCACGCCAGCCGGTTACGCCGCAAGCTGCAGATGCTCGAACCCGGCCGCAAGCAGACCCGGCTGGTCTCCCAGACCGGCGGGTACCGGCTCGATCTGACCGGCGCACGGGTGGACGCGATGGCGTTCTACGACGAGATCTCCGCCGTGCGGGCCGACCCGGACATGGCCCCCACCGAGGTCATCCGGCGGCTGCGCGGCGCTCTCGCGCTGTGGCGGGGTCCCGTCTTCGGTGGCGTCACCGTCGGGGTCGCCGCCCAGGCCGCCGCCGCGCGCCTGAGCGCCACCCGCATCTCGGTGCTGGAGCTGCTCTTCGACACCGAGCTCAAGCTGGGCCAGCACAGCACCATCATCCCGGAACTCACCGAGCTGGTCCGGGGCGAGACCCTCAACGAGCGCCTGTGCGAGCTGCTGATGGTGGCGCTGTACCGCTCCGGGCGGCAGACCGACGCGCTCAACGCCTACCAGCGGATGCGCCACCGCATGGCCGAGGAGCTCGGGGTCGACCCGTCACCCATGCTGCGTAACCACGAGCGGGCGATCCTCGCGCACGACCGCTGCCTGCTGCTGCGCGAGGACCACCGGCGGCTGCGGGCCACCGCCTGA